Proteins co-encoded in one Chloroflexota bacterium genomic window:
- a CDS encoding serine O-acetyltransferase gives MGALGVLEGWKIDPGNDSTAETPEVAAKKRRGPEWMRVVLDKDPAARNVLEVLLYPSVHALFFHRIAHWLYVRDVPVLPRAVSQFARLATGGIEIHPGARIGRRFFIDHGSGVVIGETARVGDDVMLYHQVTLGATGWWRDDGIGGKRRHPIVEDGVTIGVGASILGPVTIGAGSRIGALAIVTEDVPPGSTVVGPRASYVERRGEPVRRQTIRQLGERRDPPDYVI, from the coding sequence ATGGGCGCTCTTGGCGTATTGGAGGGTTGGAAGATCGACCCGGGAAATGACAGCACGGCTGAAACGCCGGAAGTCGCGGCCAAGAAGCGCCGCGGGCCAGAGTGGATGCGCGTCGTGCTCGACAAGGATCCAGCCGCCAGGAACGTGCTCGAGGTGTTGCTCTATCCCAGCGTGCACGCGCTTTTCTTCCACCGGATCGCCCATTGGCTGTATGTGCGCGACGTGCCCGTGCTGCCCCGCGCCGTCAGTCAGTTCGCGCGACTGGCCACCGGCGGCATCGAAATCCATCCGGGCGCCCGAATCGGGCGCCGCTTCTTTATCGACCACGGCTCGGGCGTGGTGATTGGCGAGACCGCGCGCGTGGGCGACGACGTCATGCTGTACCACCAGGTGACCCTGGGCGCCACCGGCTGGTGGCGCGACGACGGCATCGGCGGCAAGCGGCGGCACCCGATCGTCGAGGACGGCGTGACCATCGGCGTCGGGGCCAGCATCCTCGGCCCGGTCACCATCGGCGCCGGCAGCCGCATTGGCGCGCTGGCCATCGTCACCGAAGACGTGCCCCCCGGCTCCACGGTCGTCGGGCCTCGCGCCAGCTACGTGGAGCGTCGCGGCGAGCCGGTTCGACGGCAAACGATCCGTCAGCTTGGCGAGCGGCGCGACCCGCCGGACTACGTGATCTGA
- a CDS encoding LysM peptidoglycan-binding domain-containing protein produces the protein MNSLRRYRLFLTLLVGPALVIAIIVVLIITLFGGGEADTTAETTTPTVTTSPGPGDTQPTTTTPPTLRVPPTQTPVIVDTPTPTVPAEPTATPTPTATPTPAGPIEHTVQADETLSGIADAYGVALGDIVAFNDFANAEVIIFVGQIIEIPTDPSQLAERLGARPVAVTGVVIPSDGLNVRDQPNTATSTVQYVARAGSQLNLTGVFEDIDGIRWHEVEDGNWVQSQYLELGATAAPLPDAPATGTGTGAALTGVVLPDDGLNVRNEPNTTTSEVQYVALAGEQLNLTGEVQEINGIRWHELDDGNWVQGQYLELGGTAAPAPATTPAPAETAAPTPTAAATAAATEPPSDDELTAVVVPEGGLNVRTEPRVPNVQAGEADNTAYVAPARSRLQMTGENTVVDGVTWWELDDGNWVQGQYLRFG, from the coding sequence TTGAACAGCTTGCGTAGGTATCGGCTGTTCCTCACGTTGCTTGTTGGACCGGCGCTTGTCATCGCCATCATCGTGGTGCTGATCATCACCTTGTTCGGCGGCGGCGAGGCGGATACCACGGCCGAAACCACCACGCCAACCGTCACTACATCGCCTGGACCTGGCGACACGCAGCCCACGACAACCACCCCGCCAACGCTGCGGGTGCCACCCACCCAGACTCCGGTCATCGTGGACACGCCGACGCCGACGGTGCCGGCCGAGCCGACCGCGACGCCGACGCCCACCGCGACGCCGACGCCCGCCGGTCCCATCGAGCACACGGTCCAGGCCGATGAAACGCTGTCGGGCATTGCCGATGCGTATGGCGTGGCCTTGGGCGACATCGTGGCCTTCAACGACTTTGCCAACGCCGAAGTGATCATCTTCGTCGGACAGATCATTGAAATCCCGACCGATCCGAGCCAGCTCGCCGAGCGGCTCGGCGCGCGACCCGTGGCCGTGACGGGCGTTGTGATTCCAAGCGATGGCCTGAACGTTCGCGACCAGCCCAACACCGCCACCAGCACGGTGCAGTACGTGGCGCGCGCCGGATCGCAGCTCAACCTGACGGGCGTTTTCGAAGACATCGACGGCATCCGGTGGCATGAGGTCGAGGACGGCAACTGGGTGCAGAGCCAATACCTGGAGCTGGGCGCCACGGCGGCCCCCCTCCCGGACGCGCCTGCCACCGGCACAGGCACGGGCGCGGCGCTGACCGGGGTTGTGCTTCCCGACGACGGGCTTAACGTCCGCAACGAGCCCAACACCACCACCAGCGAGGTGCAGTACGTCGCGCTGGCCGGGGAGCAGCTCAACTTGACGGGAGAGGTTCAGGAGATCAACGGCATCCGGTGGCACGAGCTCGATGACGGGAACTGGGTGCAGGGCCAGTACCTCGAACTCGGGGGTACGGCTGCTCCGGCCCCGGCGACCACACCGGCGCCCGCAGAGACCGCCGCCCCGACGCCAACCGCCGCCGCTACGGCGGCTGCCACCGAACCACCGAGCGATGATGAACTCACGGCTGTGGTGGTGCCTGAAGGCGGACTGAACGTGCGCACGGAACCGCGTGTCCCCAACGTTCAGGCGGGCGAGGCCGACAATACGGCCTACGTCG